AGGCGCGGCGAGTTGTTGTCGATGGTGGTGGCGACCACCGCCACTTCCTGCAGTCCATCCGCCACCACCATGAAGGTGGCGACGTCCGGCACCGCGTCCTCGTCCACCGCCGCGCCGAGCGTCACCACCTGGGGAACGTTCCAGTGGGCCGCGGTGAAGGTGAGCGCCGCGCCGCTGACGACGCTCAAGTCCTCGGAGCCGCCCAGCGCGCGGGACACCTGCACGGAGACATCGGACGCCGGCGCCTCGGCCAGGCGCACGGTGAAGGCGGCGCGTCCGCCCTCCTCCACGCGGGGATACAGCCCGGACACCACCAGCTTCTGCCCTGGCGCCGCGGGCGTGATGCGCCGCAGGGTGCCGCCCGTCACGCCAATGGTGTAGAGCGCGCCGTCCGGGCCCACCGCCATGTCCACCTGCGAGCTGAACCCGGTGGCCCACTCGTCCACCGTGGCCACCGAGTTGTCCTGCTCCAGCGTGACGCGCGTCAGTTGTCCGGAGTTGTAGTCACCGAAGAAGAAGTTGTGGTGGTACTCCGCGCCGAACAGCGTCGAGTCGTAGAAGGTGCCACCGGTGATGGAACCCCCGAGCCGCTGCGTCGTGGCCGTGCCACCACCGCTCGCGGCGTCCGGCAGCGAAGGCTGCGCCACGGTGAAGGTGGTGTTGCTGGGAACACTCGCCACCCGCAGTGGACCGTTGAAGCTCGCATCCCCCACGCCCGCGAGCGTGAGCAGCTCGCCCTTGCGAATGCCATGGTTCCCGGTGGTGGTGAAGGTGGCCACGCCGCCAGCGCGCACCGCGCCACCCGAGGTGAGGTTGCGGGTGTCCACGCCGTTGGTGCGGTACTTGACGACGGGCGTGATGAAGTCGTTGCTGGCGGGCTGGTTGTTTTCGTAGTCGGAGTAGCCGGCGTGGCTCCTGGCGTTGACGACGAAGACCTGCTCGTAGCCCGTGCCCACGCTGTTCACCCACAACCTGCCCGTGGCGGGCTGGAAGGTGAAGGTGAAGGGATTGCGCAGGCCGCGCGCCCAGACGTACTCGTTGTTGGGGCCCACGCCGTCGTTGAAGGGATTGTCGTTGGCGGGCGTGCCATCCAGGTTCGCCCGGCTCACCTTGGACGCCATGGACGTCAGGTCCGCGTTCACACCCGTGCCATTGCCCAAATCGCCAATGGCCCAGTACAGCTTGCCGTCCGGACCGAAGCCCAGGGCCCCGCCGTCATGGTTCTGGCCCCGCGTGGGCAAGCGATTGACGACAACAGTGCGCGCCGCGCCCACCCCATTCGCGTCCGTGTAGCGGACAATCTGCTGCTCCGTCGCCGAGACGGTGACGAAGAAATAGACGTAGCGGTTGACCACGTAGTTCGGGTCGAACGCGATGCCGATGAGCCCGCATTCGCTGTTCGTATAGACGCTGGGCTCCGTCGCGAACACCCGCGTCACCAGCGTGGTGTTCCCGGGCTGCGTCTCGGGCTGGCCGTCCTTCAGCGACACCACCCGGACTTCGCCTGACTTGCGGATGATGAAGAGCCGCCCCGAGCCATCCGGCGCCCACGCCATCCCCGTGGCCTGGGTCAGGGAGTTGGAGGTGAACGGAGCCTCCACGAACCCCGAGGGCGCCGCGGCCACTGCTGGCGAAGACAGCCCCAACACACCGAGCAACATCCAGAAAGAGCGCATGGCCGGAGAAGATAACCCACGCCTCGGCTCAGCCTGTCAGCCGCGTCCGGCGTACCCCGCAGCCGCTCGCGCACGCCGCCACCCGTGTCTTGGTTTGCGGTTGTTTTGCACCGTGGCGAGATTCGCCCGCGCGCCCAGGCGCTCAGCCCGTGGCGGCCAGCGACTCCTCGAACACCGTGCGCACCCGAGCGGCCAACTCTTGCGAGTCCGGACCGAACGACTCGGGAGGCAGCGCGGGGAGCACGCGCACACGGATGGACGCGGTGGGGCTCATCCAGGGCCCGTCACCGTCCAGCAACCCGGGCGTGCCCTCCACCACGATGGGCACCACCGGGACGTGCTCTTCCACCGCGAGCTGGAAGGCGCCGCGCTTGAAGGGCAGCAGTTGGCCGCCCTTCGAGTACGTCCCCTCCGGGAAGATGAGCACCGGCATGCCCCGGCGGAGCCAGCGGCGGCACGGGTCCAGGAGCTGGTGCATGGCGGTGGAGGAGCCGCGGACGATGGGCACATACGCCAGCAGCGTCATCATCCACCCCACCAGCGGCAGCGAGAACAGCGACGCCTTCGCCACGAACTTGTAGGGATGGAACAAGCCCATGACGGCGAGGATGTCCGCAGCGGACTGATGGTTCACCACGAGCACGCAGGGCCCCGGTGGGATGAGCTCGCGGCCCTCGATGCGCGTGCGCCATCCCGGCGACGCATGCAACCACAGGCCATAGCACCACCGACACACCAGCGAGTGCAGCAACCGCCGGTCCCGGTCGAACGGGTACGTGACGACGAGCAGCAGCGCGCCCAGGGTGAACAGCACCGGCGCGGTGAGCAGGAAGACGACCCAGAACCAGAGCGTGATGACGTACTTCATGGCACGGCCCCCTGCATACCACCTTCCGTCCGGCCTCGACGTCGCCTCATTCCGCCGCGCCAGGCCGCCCCCCTGACCGGGCGTGCCGGTTCGCCGCGGCAAGGCCTTCGCTTGGTGGCCCGCGCCTCGACTTGCATGGCGGGCGCGGCGCCCCACCGTTAGCGCAGCGGGCAGCAACTGACGAGGCAGCACACCGGGAAGACGTCACACGGGCATCACTGCCCGCACACTCACTTGCCCGGCGGCCACGCAGGCGGCGTAAGGTGCCCGCCGAACCCAAACCGGAGGAGGCAGCGGAATGGACGCGCATCAGGGCCTGCACATCGAGACCCACCCCCGAGAGGGCGACCCGCTGGTCCGCGCCCGGCGGCCGGACCCCTGCGCATTGGTGCTCTTCGGCGCCACCGGGGACCTGGCCCAGCGCAAGCTGTTCCCGGCCCTGTTCGAGCTGGCACGCGACCACCTGTTGCCGGAGAACTTCGCCGTCGTCGCCTTCAGCCGTTCGGAGGGCGACACCGACACGTTCCGGCAGCACGTGAAGGAATCCCTCCAGAAGTTCTCCCGGACCCAGCCCCTGGACGAGAACGTCTGGAAGGACTTCGCCCCGCGCCTGGAAATCATCTCCGGCGGCTATGACGACCCGAAGTCCTTCGCGCGGCTTCGCGAGGAGCTCGACCGGGTCGCCCAGAAGTTCGGCACCCAGGGCAACCAGGTCTATTACCTGGCCACGCCGGCCTCCACCTTCCCCCAGATTCTCCACGGCCTCGCGGACTCCGGCCTGCTGAAGCGCCAGGAGCAGGCGGACCAGAAGCCGTGGCAGCGGCTCATCATCGAGAAGCCCTTCGGCCGGGATTTGGAGAGCGCCCGCGCGCTCAACCGCGAGCTGGCGTCGGTGCTGGACGAGCGGCAGATCTTCCGCATCGACCACTACCTGGGCAAGGAGACGGTGCAGAACATCCTCGTCTTCCGCTTCGCCAACGCCATCTTCGAGCCGCTGTGGAACCGGCAGCACATCGACCACGTGGAAATCACCGCGGCGGAGACGCTGGCGGTGGAGGGCCGCGCCGGCTTCTACGACGAGACGGGCGTCATCCGGGACATGGTGCAGAACCACCTGCTCCAGGTGCTCGCGCTGTGCGCCATGGAGCCCCCGGTGTCCTTCGGCGCCGAGGACATCCGCGACGAGAAGAACAAGGTGTTCCGCGCGCTGCGCCCGCTGGAGGGCCGTGAGGTGTCCCGCGCCGTGGTGGTGGGCCAGTACGAGGGCTACCTCCAGACGAAGGGCGTGAAGGAGGGCTCGCGCACGCCGACCTACGTGGCGATGAAGATGAACATCGACAACTGGCGCTGGGCGGGCGTGCCCTTCTACCTGCGCGCGGGGAAGAACCTGAAGAAGCGGGTGACGGAGGTGTCCATCCACTTCAAGTCGGTGCCCGTCAGCCTCTTCGCCGGAGAGAACGCCACCTGCCAGCGGCTGCAGCCCAACGTGCTCACGCTGCGCATCCAGCCCCAGGAGGGCATCGCCCTCTCCTTCGAGTCCAAGGTCCCCGGCGAGGACGTCAACATCGCGGGCGTCACCATGGACTTCAACTACCAGGAGACGTTCCAGCGCCCGGTCCCCGAGGCCTATGAGCGGCTGCTGCTGGACTGCATGCGCGGCAACGCCACGCTCTACGCACGGAAGGACAGCGTGGAGCAGGCGTGGACCTACGTGACGCCCATCCTGGAGGCGCTGGCTTCCGGCGAGGGCGGCTCCGCGCACGCCTACAAGCCGGGCAGCACGGGCCCGGATGCCGCCGCCGCGCTCCTGGCCAAGGACGGCCGCCGGTGGACCTCGCTGTGAGCGCCCCGCGCACGCACGTCGTTCCCACCGAGGCCCTGTCCCAACAGGCCGCGGATTGGATGGCGAACGCGCTGCAAGACACGCTCGCCACCCAGCCCCGCGCCAGCCTGGCGTTGTCGGGGGGCAGCACGCCGGGGCCCGCGTACCGGGCGCTCGCGACGCGCGTGCTGCCGTGGGAGCGCGTGGACATCTACTTCGTGGACGAGCGCTTCGTGCCGCCCGACCACGCGGAGAGCAACTACCGGCTGGTGGAGGACACCCTGCTGCGCCCGCTCCAGCTCTCCCCGTCGCAAGTCTTCCGGATGGAGGGCGAGCGCGAGGACCGCGACGCCGCGGCGCGCGACTACGCGGCGAAGCTGCCGCCCGTGCTGGACGTGGTGCTGCTGGGCATGGGGGATGACGGGCACACCGCCAGCCTCTTCCCTGGCCACCCCGCGCTGGAAGAGCACGAACAGCGCGTGCTGGCGGTGGTGGGCCCCAAGCCGCCCCCGTGGCGGTTGACGTTGACGCTGCCGGTGCTGCAGTCCGCGCGGCATGTGCTGACGCTGGTGTCGGGAGCGGGCAAGCGGGACACGGTGCGCCGGGCGCTGGAGGGCGACACGCGCCTTCCCGTGGCCCGGGTGACGAACACGGAATGGATGCTGGACCCCGCCGCCTCGGGGCGGTGAGGGCCATGTCAGGAGGAATCAACGATGAGTGAGGCAAAGGGCGCGCAGTTCGGCGTGGCGGGCATGGGCGTCATGGGGGCGAGCCTCGCCCTCAACATCGCGGACCACGGCTTCCGGGTGGCCGTGTGGGACCGCCACCCGGAGCGCATCGAAGAGATGCACCAGAAGCACGGGCACCCCGAGGTCTGGGGCAGCGCCTCGCTGGAGGCCTTCGTCCAGCGGCTGGAGCGCCCGCGCAAGGTGCTGCTGATGGTGACGGCGGGCGCGGCGGTGGACTCCATGGTGGAGCGCCTGATGCCGCTGCTGTCCGAGGGCGACATCATCCTGGACGCCGGCAACTCCTGGTTCCAGGACACGCGCCGCCGCGAGGAGCAGTGCAAGGCGAAGGGCATCCACTTCCTGGGCGTGGGCGTGTCCGGCGGCGAGGAGGGCGCGCGCCACGGCCCGTCCATCATGCCGGGCGGCGCCCCCGCGGCGTATGAGCAGGTGCGGCCCGTGTTCGAGGCCATCGCCGCGACGACGGACCTGGGCCCCTGCGTCACCTACGTGGGCAAGGACGGCGCCGGCCACTTCGTGAAGATGGTGCACAACGGCATCGAATACGCCGACATGCAGCTCCTCGCGGAGACGTACGACGTGCTGCGCCGCGGGCTGGGGCTGGAGGCGGACGCGCTGGCGGACCTGCTCTCCCAGTGGGACCACGGCATCGCCGGCTCCTTCCTGCTGGAGACGACCATCAAGGTGCTGCGCCAGAAGGACCCGGAGACGGGCAAGCCGCTGGTGGACCTGGTGCTCGACAAGGCCGGCCAGAAGGGCACCGGCAAGTGGACGGTGCAGGTGGCATTGGACCTGGCCGTGCCGATTCCCTCCATCGCCGCGGCGCTGGACGCACGCATCCTCTCCTCCATGAAGGACGAACGCGTCGCCGCCGCGCCGAAGCTGAAGGGCCCCGACGTGCAGCTCAGCAAGGAGGAGCAGGCGCAGCTCGCCGCGTGGACGCATGACGCGCTCTACGCCGCGCGCGTGGTGACGTACGCCCAGGGCATGCGGCTCATCCAGGCCGCGTCCCAGGAGTACGGGTGGAACATCAACCTGGCGGAGCTGGCGCGCATCTGGCGGGGCGGCTGCATCATCCGCGCGAAGCTGCTCACGCCGCTGCGCGAGGCCTTCCAGCAGCAGCCCACGCTGCCCAACCTGATGGTGTCCGACGCCTTCGCCCCGGTGCTGGAGAAGATGGCCCCGGCCTGGCGCCAGGTGGTGGGCGTGGCCACCCGCGTGGGCATCCCCGTCCCGGTGTTCGGCGCGTCGCTGGCGTACCTGGACAGCTACCGCACCGCGGAGCTGCCGCAGAACCTCACGCAGGCGCAGCGGGATGCCTTCGGCGCCCACACGTATCAGCGCAAGGACCGGCCGGACGCGGGCTTCGTCCACACCGAGTGGGGCAAGTAACGCAGACATGTGTTCCCGGGCCCACATTCAGGCGCCCGGGAACACAGACAAGGAAAGTATTCAGCCAGACTGAATGTCTCATACAAGCGTGAGACATGCCGTCGCAGCGGGTTGGGCATCAGGCGTGCCAACGCGTAACAGGCACGTGCCAATGTTTGCACATGCATACAAGTGCTCGCTTTTCACCGAGCCATGCATCTAGCTTTCCCGGCTATGCGAACCTCCCTCCGCTTGTCGTCTTTCCTCCTTGCGTCATCCCTGCTCACCGGCTGCCTCGGCGCCGAAGGGGAGGACACCGAAGTCCTCGAGTCCCAGCAGCAGGAGTCCACGGACCCCACGTTCCGCCTGCACAACATCGTCGAGGCCGTGCTCCCCGCCGGCAACTATGACGGCCTGCCCGGCAATGAGTGCATCGCGCTGGTGAACCCCGAGCACCGCCTGCGCAAGGTCATCCTCGTGGAGACCGCGGGCGTCAACGGCGCCTGCGCGCTCAACGCCTACAGCGCGGGCAGCGCCATCAGCTTCACCTGGGGCGACACCGCCGTCTACCAGGGCCCGGCGGGCATCGCCTCCATCCGCGCCGCGCTCTCCGACACGAATGGCGCCGTGCACCGGCTGGTGGGCGCCATCACCTCCGAGGCCGCCACCCTGGCCGACCTGCAGGCCTTCCCGGCGCAGACCGACCTGGACCAGGCCACCGCGCTGAAGTCGACCGCGTACACCGCCGTCCGCGTCCACTCCCTGCACGACTTCGAGGGCCAGGAGCAGACGAAGGCCGAGGCCGCCTACCAGGCCGTCCGCATCACCCAGTCCTGTGAGCAGCCGGGCTCGCCCCGCCTCGAGGCCCGCGTTCGCAACGGCTTTGTCTATGGCTACATCGCCACCAACACGGGGAGCTGCCACAGCGGCTGGTTCCACTTCCGCCACGTCTACAACCGCGATTGGCGCCGGGTCGAGAATTACAATTATTCCGAGTAATCAGACTCCGAACACGTAAAGCACAGGGTGACGCCTGACACCGCATTCACAGGCGTCACCCTGGCCCGCGTTTGTAAATACATCCGGGCAAGGACGCTTCATCCGCCTTGGCGCGGCGCACCTTTCACGAACACCAGACATCGGGCATCGTTGAGTCTCCTTCCCACGAGACTCCCTCATGACCTTGGATGCTGGAGCGAAGCTGCTGCATGCGGTACGCGAGCTGGCCCCTGCCCTCTCCGCGCGCGGCGCGGAAATCGAGCAGGCACGACAGCTCCCCGCGGACGTCGTCGCCACGCTGAAGGACATCGGCATCTATCGGATGTTCGTGCCGCCCTCCCACGGTGGCTTGGCGCTGGACCTCGTCACGGGCCTGGACGTCCTCTCCGAGCTGGCGCGCGCGGATGCCTCCACCGCGTGGACGATGATGATTGCCTCGGAGAGCCCCCAGCTCTTCGCCCTGCTCGCCCGCGAGGAGTTCGACGCCATCTACGCGCATGGCCCCAACGTCGCCGTGGGCGGCGCGTTCAATGCGCAAGGCCAGGCGATGCAGGTGGACGGCGGCTACCGCGTCACCGGCCATTGGAACTTCGCCACCGGCTGCCGCCAGAGTGACTGGCTGTTCGGCAACTGCGTCGTGCTGGGCCCGGATGGCAAGCCCCGCCCGGGTCCCGCCGAGGGTGTGCCCGAAACGCGCGCGATGATGCTGCCCGCCAAGGACGTGCGCATCATCGAGCACTGGGACGTGCTCGGCCTGCGCGGCACCGGCAGCCACGACATCGCCATCGACGCCTTCGTCCCCCAGCGCAACTCCTTCGACATCTTCACCGGACAGCCGGCCGTGCCCGGCCCTGGCTTCGTGATGCCCGTGCTGCACTACGCCATGCACATTGGCGCGGTGGCGGTGGGCATCGCCCAGGGCGCGGTGGATGACCTGCTCGCGCTCGCCCGCTCCGGCAAGCGCCGGTTGTATGCGCGCACCTCGCTGGTGGACTCGCCCGTGTTCCGAAACCGGCTGGGCCGCGCGGAGACGGGCGCGCGCGCCGCGCACGATGCGCTCCGCCGCATGGGCGAGGTCTTCTGGGAGGCCTGCCAGCACACGCCCGCGACGGCCTTCACGCTGGCGCCCCAGGTCTCCTCCACCCTGACGTGGGCGGTGGAGACGTCCGCCGAGGTCGTCACGGCCTGCTACCACGCGGGCGGTGGAACCTCCGTGCGCGACGGCACCCCGCTCCAGCGCCGCTTCCGCGACATCCACACCCTCACGCAGCACGCGGCGGTGGCGGAGGGCTGGTTCACCCAGGAGGGCAGCGCGCTCCTGGGCTTCCCCGTCCTCTTCGAGGCCTGACGGCGGACGCGCGCCCGCTACGTCTGCGAGGCGCGCAGCTCCGCGCGGCGAATCTTCCCGCTCACCGTCTTCGGCAGCTCGGTGACGAACTCGATGTCGCGCGGGTACTTGTACGGAGCCGTGGTGCGCTTCACGTGCTCCTGCAACGCCTGCGCGAGCGCCGGGGACGCGGTGTGCCCCGGCGCCAGCACCACGAAGGCCTTCACGCGCTGGCCCAGCTTCGCGTCCGGCACGCCGATGACGGCGGACTCCGCCACCGCGTCGTGCTCCAGCAGCGCGGACTCCACCTCGAAGGGCCCCACGCGGTAGCCCGACGTCTTGATGACGTCATCGGCGCGCCCCACGAACCAGAAGTAGCCGTCCGCGTCCCGCACGGCCCGGTCCCCCGTGACGTACCAGTCGCCGCGCCGGCACGCGGCGTTGGCCGCGTCGTCCCCCAGGTAGCCCTGGAACAGGCCCACCGGCCGCTCGGGGAACACGCGCACGGCGATGTCGCCCTCCTGCCCGTCCGCCACCTCCTGCCCCGACTCGTCGATGACGCCCACCGTGAAGCCCGGAGACGGCTTGCCCATGGAGCCCACGCGTGGCGCCACCGGCGGGAACATGCCCACCACCATCACCGTCTCCGTCTGCCCGTAGCCCTCGCGGATGTGCAGGCCGGTGGCGGCCTTCCACGAGTCGATGACCTCCGGGTTGAGCGGCTCGCCGGCGCTCACCGTGTGGCGCAGCGCGGACAGGTTGAAGTCCTTCAAGTCCTGGAGCACCAGCGCCCGCCACGCGGTGGGCGGCGCGCAGAAGGTGGAGACGCGCTGCGACTCCAGCACCTTCAGCAGCTTCGCGGGCTCGAAGCGGCCCCGGAAGTCGTAGACGACGTTGCACGCGCCCTGGCTCCACGGCCCGAAGAGCTTGCCCCACGCGCACTTGGCCCAGCCGGTGTCGCTCAACGTCAGGTGCCGGTCGTCGGGCGTCAGGTCCAGCCAGTACCGCCCGGTAATCACGTGGCCCTGTCCGTAGCTGGCCTGCGTGTGCAGCACCATCTTCGGCATGCCGGTGGTGCCGGACGTGAAGTAGATGAGCATCGGCGCATCCGCGCGCGTGGGCTCGAAGTCCGCGAACGCGTCCGCGACGCCGGGCACGTAGCGCGTCCACGGCGACGGCGCGCCCTCGCCCACCGACAGCCAGGTCCGTACCTTCCCCGCCCCCACCACGCCGTCGAAGCGCTCCAGGCAGCTCACGTCCGCGATGACGGCGTGGGCCTCCGCCACCTCCAGCCGGTAGCGGATGTCCTTGGGCGTGAGCATGGGCGTGCCGGGCATGAAGACGATGCCCGCGCGGATGCAGCCGAGCACCAGGAACCACCACTCCGGAACGCGCGGCATCATGATGAAGGCCCGGTCGCCGCGGCGCAGGCCCTGGCCCGTCAGGAAGCGCGCCGCGTGGAGCGAGTGCCGCCGCAGCGCCTCCCACGTGAAGCGCCGCTCCTGCCCCGACTCGTCGGACCACAGCAGGGCCAGCGCCTCCGGGCGCTCGGCGGCGTGCCGGTCGATGACGTCGGCGGCGAAGTTGAAGTGCTCGGGCCGCTCCCACCGGAAGTCACGGCGGGTGGCCTCGTAGTCCTTCATGTTCCGAGGGGGCGACAGCGGCATGCGGCGGACTCCTGACAGGGGGAACCGGACGCCCGAGCCTGCCACGCCGTCCACGGCCCGTCCGCCGTCAGGCCCCCCATCGCCCGATGCCGGACACGCGCCCGCTCGCCTCCCGGAAAAGCAGAAGGCCGGCCCTGTCACGGGCCGGCCTTCGCGCTGCTTCGCCGCGCCCCGGAGGGCACGCGCGCTACCTCAGTTGATTTCCGAGCACGGGAAGAGCGTGTTGTAGGCACCACAGGTGCGGAGCGTGGCCAACAGCAACTGCTCGGCGGTGGCCGCGCGGCCCGCGGCGTCCTCGCCCCGCGCGCGCTCCCGGTCCGCCAGGAGGTTCAGCCAGGGGTCCCTGGCGCCGTGGGCATACCGCTGCAGCGCCTTGAGCGCCTCCGCGTCCTTCGCCGCGGCGCCCGTGTGCAGCAGCGCGCCGACGTACAGGTCCGTCTCCTGCGAGGCCCGCAGCGTCTCCAGCAGGCCCGGCATGGGCTCGCCCTTCATCAGCCGCGCATAGTCGAGCGCCAGCGGCGCGCGGACGCTGAAGTCACGCGCCGCCATGTCCCGGACGTAGTCCTGGAGCACCGTGCCGCCGCCCAGCCGGTCCAACGCCGTGGCGAGCGGCATCAGCGCGGACACCGCGTCCGCCGAGGGCGCCGCGCGAACGGCCTCGTACAGCGCCGCGCGGGCCACCGCGGGCTGCTGCGCCGCCAGATACGACGCCTCCGCGCCACCCTCCGCGAGCTGCCCCCACGTCTCACGCACCTGTCGCTGCCACCGGGCCGCCTCCGCGTCGCGCAGCGCGCGCAGCTCCTCCGCGCGCCGCTCCGCCGACTGCTTCCAACCCGCCTCCTGCCCCGGCAGCGAGGCGACGTCACGGAAGGACGCCTCCGCCTGCTTCAGCAGCCCCAGCCCCCGGAGCGCCAGCCCGCGGTTCCACAGCGCCTGGGCGTGCCGGGGCTCCTGGCTCAGCGCGCCGCCGAGCAGGCTCAGCGCCTCCTCCCACCGCTGCCCGCTGAGGGCCACCACCGCCCGGTCATTGTCCTTGTCCGCCGAGGCCGGAGCCCGCGACAGGAAGGCCTCCGCCTGCTGCCAGTCGCCCCGCAGGGCATAGGCCGCCGCGATGCCGCGGAAGTCCTGCTGCTCCTCCAGGTCCGCCAGGGGCCGCAGCGGCAGCGGGTTCGCCGCGCCGGACGTGCCGCGCATGGGCTCGTAGGGAACGAAGCGGTCCGCCTGCGGATGGCTGAGCCGCGCCTCCAGGGTCCGCGAGTCCGCGCCCGCCAGCCACACGTCGGCGGGAGCCTCCGCCGGCACCTGGTAACGGAACACGCCCACCGCCGCCAACCCCGCGGCCAGCGCCACCGGCGCCACCGCGCGGGCGGCGCGCTGGAGCCACGGCCGCAGCGGCGTCACCTTCTCCGGCACGGGCTCCGGGGCCGCGTGCTCCGCGCCCCCCAGCGCGCGGGCGGCCAGCAGCTCCAGTTGCAGGACATCCCGCAGGCCCGCCTCGCATTCGGCGCAGCGAGACAGGTGCTGGCGAAAGGCCTCCGCGTCGGGAGCGGACAGCTCACCGTCCACGAAGAGGTGCAGCTTGGTGCATGGCGTATTCATGAGCTCGTGGCCCCCTGCTCCCGGGCTACCGCCACCTGGGGCAGCAGCAGTTCCTTCAAATCCCTGCGGGCCAGGGTGAGCCAACTGCCCACGGTGCCCACGGGAACATTGAAATGCTCGGCGATGGCGTTGTAGCGCTTGCCCTCCGCGTGCAGCCGGTAGGCGTCACGCAGGTGAGGCTTCAGCCGCTCGACCGCTTTCTGGAACGCGTCGGTGCTCACCAGCTCCCAGCTCTCCTGGGCATCCGCCGGTGAACCCGCCATGTCCTGGACCAGCGCCAGGTGCGGCAACCCCCGGGATTCCGTCCGCTGGCGGCGGCAGTAATCCAGGAAGCGGTTCGTCATCGTCGTACACAGCCACGCGGCCGCCGCGGAGTCCGTCCGGTCCTTCAAATGACCGAACTCCGGCAACGCCCGTTCGAAGGTCTCCTGGACCAGGTCGTCCGGCTCCAGGCTGGAGCGGGCGCACAACCGGCGGGCCAGCCCCAGAAGGCTGGGCCGATGCTGACGGATGAACGCTTCGAAGCGCCTCCGTTCCCGGTTGAAGAGGTCCGACATGAAGCCCCACTCACATGCGCGTCTGCGTGTTTCCCAGTCAAAGACGCGCGTCGCTCCAATCCTTGAGAAGAAAAAGAAGGGAGCCGGGCAGAAAAATGCCCGGGAGGATGGAAAATCCCGCCCGGGCCTGAAGATCAGCGGACCTGGCTGGCGCTGGATTGCCCTGGCCCGGCCAGCGGGGGCACCGCCGGAGGGGGCGTCGGGAGCCGCTTCCGCGGGGCGACCGTGGCCGTGTCACAGTTGACGTAGGTGTTCTTCACGTGGGCTTCGCCGGACTCGGAATCCAAGCTACCGGCCATGAGGGATTCAACGGGCGTCATGGGCGCTCGCACCTCGTAGTGGGGTTGGGCTGAAAGCAGACATGGGTGATACGGACAACACGTACAGTCCTTATCATGACACGCGCCAACCCCGTGCATCTGACTGGGCGGCTTGCGACACGGAATTCACGGAGTTCTGAATGAGCAGGGAAGATTCGCGCCTGGCTTTGGAATGGCACACCTGGTTGGCGGAGAACCTCGCCCTGGGCGTGAGCACGGAGGACGCGCGGCAGGTGCTGGTGAACGCGGGCGTGGAGGACGCGTTGGCACGGCAGGAGATTGCCGCGGCGCAGGCGCACCCCTACGTGGCGGGCGCGCGTCGCATTGGCCGGCGCTACGAGTGGCTGGAGGCGCTGGCGGACCTCTACGCGGAGCTGCACCGCCAGTCGGGCGAGGTGCGGCTGGAGAAGCGCCGGGACTTGAGTCCGGAGGAGTTCTTCTCCCGCTACTACTTCGGCCACCGGCCGGTGGTGCTGCAAGGCCACATGGAGGACTGGCCGGCCATGCGCCGCTGGTCGCTTTCGGATTTCAGCGAGCGCTTCGGGGACGTGGAGGTGGAAATCATGTCCGGGCGAAACACCAACCCGGACCACGCCTCGCAACCCGACAAGCACCGCCAGGTGGTGTCCCTGCGCGAGTACGTGCGCCGGGTGGAAGCGGCGGGTGAGACGAACGATTTCTACATGGTGCCCCGCAACGAGAACTGGAAGCGCGACGGGCTGGCCCGGCTGCGCGAGGACATCCGCGCGCCGGCGGGCATCATCGACCCGGAGCTGCGGCCGG
This genomic window from Myxococcus hansupus contains:
- a CDS encoding cupin-like domain-containing protein, whose amino-acid sequence is MSREDSRLALEWHTWLAENLALGVSTEDARQVLVNAGVEDALARQEIAAAQAHPYVAGARRIGRRYEWLEALADLYAELHRQSGEVRLEKRRDLSPEEFFSRYYFGHRPVVLQGHMEDWPAMRRWSLSDFSERFGDVEVEIMSGRNTNPDHASQPDKHRQVVSLREYVRRVEAAGETNDFYMVPRNENWKRDGLARLREDIRAPAGIIDPELRPDMTTLLLGPPGTVTPLHHDNMNVLLAQVMGRKHVRLVPSFQRHLVYPRHGTFSEVDAALPDPARFPLYGEATVLEAVVEPGEMLFLPVGWWHWVRALDVSASVTFHHFQLPGGNTHLRTPQ